The DNA window ACACCACCTTTCCCGGAACAAACCGCAATAAAATTATTGATTTGGGGCAATAAAGAATTTGGAGTGTCGCTAAAAGGTGATTGAGTAACAAAATGAGCATGAATTTGGTAATCCATGAATTTGCTGCTTAAATCCTGGTAAATAAGTTGATAGAGATCTTCCTTAGAAGCATAGTTTTTACCTGGCAATACAATGTTAAAATAAATATTCTGCCCCTCCACCCTAAGTTCTCTGATCATTTTCAGGGAAATAATGTCCTTTCCCGATATCGGCTCGACAATGGTTTTCATTGCCTCTATTAAGTTTTCTATCAATGAGTTCATAATTTGTTAAATAATTCACAAAAGTACATTGAGGGTAGTGAAATACATTGTAGCAGGCAATTTTTATTAATTTTGTGGCTGAGCCATGAAAGTCATCTATCTTCAACGAGACCCTTTACCTAAATTTACGAATGCCGTTGTTACAATAGGCGCATTTGATGGATTTCACGAAGGTCATCGTGACATTGTTGATCAAGTTTGTGCACAAGCAAAACTGGTAGGAGGAGAATCTGTTTTGATAACTTTTGACCCCCACCCAAGACAAATTTTGGATCAAGATCCCGCCAATCTTTATTTGCTAAATAGTTTGGAGGAGAAAGTTTTTCTTCTGGGAGAAACGAATTTAGATTATTTGGTAATAGTTCCATTTACTTTTGGCTTTTCACAAATGGTTGCTGAAGAGTACATTGAAGATTTTCTGATCAAGCAATTTTCTCCTCATACATTGATCATAGGATTTGATCATAGATTTGGCATGAATAGTTTAGGAGACATTCAACTCATGCATTCTTATGCTGACAATCATTCTTTCAAACTCATTGAAATTGCCAAAAAAGAAGATGAACAAATCAAGATAAGTTCAACACAAATCCGGGAAGCAATTCAATTAAATGATTTTGCAAAGGCAACCAGACTTTTAGGGCGCCCTTACATGGTTATGGGTAAGGTGGTCCAAGGTCAACATCTAGGAACTCAGATAGGCTATCCTACTGCAAATCTTGAGCTACCTGAAAAAGTAAAACTAATTCCCAATTCAGGAATTTATGCTGCCATTGCCCAAATAAATAACATAAGTTATGATGCCCTACTTTATATAGGTTCAAGGCCAACCATTGGCGAACAGCTTCAACAATCCATTGAAATTCATCTTAAAAATTTTCATGGAGATCTTTATGGGCAGCAAATATTAGTTGAAGTAGTCGAATTCATCAGACCCGATAGAAAATTTGAAAATTTAGATCAACTTACTGACCAAATTAAGGATGATGATCGAAAGATTACCGATATTTTATTCCGCTATCATTTGACAGAGGCCGGATTAAAAAGGAGTCCTAAAGTTGCAGTTGTTGTATTGAACTACAACGGTGA is part of the Candidatus Vicinibacter affinis genome and encodes:
- the ribF gene encoding riboflavin biosynthesis protein RibF; the protein is MKVIYLQRDPLPKFTNAVVTIGAFDGFHEGHRDIVDQVCAQAKLVGGESVLITFDPHPRQILDQDPANLYLLNSLEEKVFLLGETNLDYLVIVPFTFGFSQMVAEEYIEDFLIKQFSPHTLIIGFDHRFGMNSLGDIQLMHSYADNHSFKLIEIAKKEDEQIKISSTQIREAIQLNDFAKATRLLGRPYMVMGKVVQGQHLGTQIGYPTANLELPEKVKLIPNSGIYAAIAQINNISYDALLYIGSRPTIGEQLQQSIEIHLKNFHGDLYGQQILVEVVEFIRPDRKFENLDQLTDQIKDDDRKITDILFRYHLTEAGLKRSPKVAVVVLNYNGEKYLREYLPDLFKHLPNYAKLYVIDNASSDDSVLFLQHNYPEVKRIILKKNYGYAEGYNKGLAQIESDYFILVNSDVKVNEEWIGPLLSRMKADPNNMACQPKILSVSDPGSFEYAGAAGGLIDLLGYTFSRGRMLSLVEKDESQYESAKKIFWSSGAAMMVNAKMFKALGGFDGDYFAHQEEIDLCWRIQRAGGNIWYEPKSRIYHLGGGTLEYTNPRKIFLNFRNNLSTIFKNVPYIFLFILLPFRLMIDFLISIKYLLSGQFILFFKVIEAYVISILSTLYLMHKKDHYNSMIEKAKIGPTQFAGLLRGSLFLHYYLFGNKKTSDIGSQYLD